The Cynocephalus volans isolate mCynVol1 chromosome 16, mCynVol1.pri, whole genome shotgun sequence DNA segment TGGAGCTAAAAGGTTAAAGAAAAGGAAGGCCCAAGACTGTAGCTGGGCCTAAGCCACATCTCTGGTGCTTCCCAGGGGCAAGTCCCTCCCCTCTCCTGGGGAACCTTGCTCTGAACAGCAACATACTTTACATGTAATATCACTGGCTCCACTGCCAAAGGTTGGGCCCATTTGTACCACGTGTTATCCAGGCTAGAGGGACTCCTGGTGTGAACTCAGGGTTACAAAAAGCAGCAGTcttggcttttccaggcctgtccCTGAGGCCCCACACTTTCCCCTGGCCTCACCCTAGACGTCTGCTGCCTTGAGGGAGGAGCCGCTCTCCAACTCTTACAGGGATCTGTGCTTCTGTGACCAGGGTTGACCACCCAAATCCCTGACCAAAGCCTTCTGCATGTGAGGGGGTAACAGGGGCACAGGGCCTGCGCAGGACAAACCGGACTCGTCTACAGCAGCAGCGAGGAAGGGAAAGCAGAGGACAAGCCCTAAGCCCAGAAGTCAGTGCTAAAACAGACACAGCTGCAGCCACACTCcccagcccgtcccatgggagcCACCAGTCCTGTAGACAGCCTCAGCAGGTGGTGGGCAAACAGACACCTCTGAAGACCCCTACAGGACCTAGGGGCTGCTAGGCCCCTCCTCACAGGACGAGGAAGGCTGTCACTGGGAGCTGGGGCTGTCTCCCTCCGTCAGTGTCTTGAAGTCCATGGAGAGGGCCTGCTCCTCGGCCTGGGCAGGCCGCTTCCAGTCGGCACGGGTCAGGATGTAGAGCACGGTGGCGCCGAAGCAGGCCAGCAGCAAGCCCAGCAGGTTGGCCAGCACACCCTCAGGCACGAACGTGCTATACTTGGCCCTGCAGGGGGAGGATGCAAGAGTCACAGTGAGGTCAAGTGCCATTCGTATCCTAGACCTGAAAGATGCCACGGGTATTCCAATACCAGCCCCTCCAGCCACTGCCCAGACAGAAAAACCACTGCTCGTCAAAGTCCACAAAAAGCCAGCTCGGAAAGCAAATGTCCAGGGCCGCAGGGGGCAGGGCTCATCACTCTCTGCAGGCGCTCGTGGTCGGCCTGCTCATGTCCTGGGACACTCACCCAAGTTCAAACAGCAGCGCCTCCTTCAGGCCCAGCAGGGCTGTGCCCACAGAGAGGAGGAAGATCGTGGCGCCGAAGAAGATGTGCTGTGGGCGGTAGCGGCTCCGCAGAGAAAACGAAGCTCCAGGGAACAGGAAGAAGCTGAAGCCCATAAGCCACTAGCAGAAAAGCAGAGGCGGTTCTGGGGACCGCGCCGGCCGTCCCCGAGCAGCCGGGGGGACCTCCGAGGCAGGCTGCGCCATGCGAGGACCGCCGACCCCTTGCACGCCGCCCGGCTTCCTCCCTCCTAAGCACAGTGCTGGACAGTGGAAGCGCTGACGGCAAGAGGGTCCCGGGCCCCGCGCCGATGCCTCGGCTCAGCCCACCGTACTCATACACAGATGGCCGGCATGCGGCCAAACAACACGTGCACGTCACTGGCGGGGCGCCTGGGGTCCCGGCACTCCTGCCTGTCACACCCTGGGTTTGCCCCACTTCCGCATCAGAAGGCAGCGCCCAGCCATCTGTGGGCTCACACCCTGGAGAGTGGGCTCCTCTGTCGTACCCGCTTAGCCCTACTTCCCCACCTCCGCCATGCCTTGCCCGGGGCCCCGGGAGCTGGGGTGCTGGAAGGACTCACCTGCACAAAGTAAAGGACGAAGACAAGGATCCCAAACCAGCTGTGCAGGCTGTACAGGTCAGCATAGCCCTCCTTCTTGTGGTAGTCGAACACCGCCACCAAGCCTGGACAGTGACAGCAGTCATGTAAGGACAGGGTTGGACGTGGAAAAGGGAGGGGGGTGAGATGACACAAGGGAAACCAGCTACCCGGGACTTCTGGGCTTCGGTCCCAGCTTGATGGCTGCCAGCACCCAGTGTCTCTGCCTGGGATGTTTGGAGAGGGGGCAGGGAACGCGGAGTGTCAAGCAGCTACTTCCCAAGCCTGAAGCAGCAGGTTGTGGAGAGGACAGGCAGTGCCAGGAACTCACCCACCAGGGCTATGACGAACGCAAAGACGTGCAGCAGCCCGTGCAGGACCTTGGTGGTGCGTTTGGCTTCCTTCCTGAAGACCCGGTAAACCAGCAGCGCTTACGGGAAGTGAGAAAGGGAATGTCAGGGCATTAACTTGTGCTCGAGGCCACCCTGCCACGAGCAGCCAGGAGGCACGCCTTGGCTGGAGAAGTGATCTGAGTTGAGGGCTTGTCACAGTCCCCCAGCTAcaggaactggaagaaaaaagcaAGGCGCCCTGGGGCCCATGGGTGGCTCCTGGCCCTCACAGAGGGCACCCGAGGGCTGTGGGTGCCTTCACatccccccagccctgcccaaccacccccccaccccctgcacacCCAAAGAGGCCAGGACGGGAAGCTGTGCCGCAATTCCTGCCACCACAAAGGCAGCAGAGCCAGGGGACTCTGCCCACGGTCCCTAAATAAAGTCACTGCTGGGACCAGTAGACACACCACCCACCATCCCAGCTTCTTGTCAGGTGTCCTGTGAATTCCAGGCTGTTGTGGGCCCATCATGCAGTCACCCTGAAGTGACAGCCAGCTTCTGAATTCACCTTTTAGCTATGCTGCTCCTCAGATAGTCCAGTGTTGAAGCCTAGTCACATAGTCCCTACTTTTAGCAAGGAGGCTTCTGGTTCCCAAGGCAGAACCTTGTGATCCCAACCTAATGCCCCACATAGGGCCACAGCTGCAGGGCCAGGTCGTGTGAGGAATGCCTCTTAGTATTCTGCTGCAAGGGAGTGGCTGTCACCGGGACCGCCTCTGGGAAGAGCAGGTCAACCAGATGTAGGATCCAGCTTCCTTGTTCCCTGGCCTGAAGCTGCAGGGAGGCCATGCACCACCTTGCTCCTACCCCAGCAAGGGGAGCTCTAGCTCTGCCAAGTCCAAGTACAACAACACACCCGTGCTCACATACGCTTTTTTCCCAATTTCAAACCACCCCTGAAGACGGCCTAGCTCAcagcccagcccctggcactGGGCTATGCAAAGCACATGCCCCTTGGGTGCTCCTTGCTGAGGCCTGAGGAAAAAGTGCTGGGACAAGTTCAAGAGGAGTCGCCGCCCACCAACTTCAGGGCCCAACTTGGATTCCGTCTCCCCAGGCTCTAAGCcagcttctttctctgtcttttctagAATCCTAGATGTGTCTTAACTGGAAGAGACCTCAGGGATGATAGGATCCCTGCAAACCACCTCCCTCGGGGACAAGCCCAGGCCCAGAGGAACCGCTCTGGGGAGCCAGCCCCCCAGGACTCACCATCTCCCTGCAGGAAGATCAAGCCAATGACCATGCACAGGGGATGCACGTTAAACTGCAGGACGCCTTCCCAAGCAATGCCGCCTCGGTACAGACCGAGCCAAGCGCCAGTCATGGTCACCACGGTCAGGCCCAGCAGCTGGGAGAAGGCCACGTAGCAAGGCAGCGCCCCAGTGGTGGACACCAAGCTGGCGCCGCTCTCCATGCTGAGGTGGCTGCTGCAGGAAAGATGGCAGACCTCAGAGGAGCAGCCCACACCTCCAGCTAATGCATTCCCCAGCCCCCCAACATCCACCCCTGCCGCCTCCCCCCAGCCCTGTGCCAAGGCAGCACTCGGTCACTTGTCCATCTCTAAGCCCCTTCCCGCCATGGTCCTGGGGCAGGTCCCAGGAGCAGCTCAGGAGCAGCTCAGCGGGAGGGCCCAGCCTTCCCATGAGACAGACCTGACCTGGGGATGGTCTATGTGCAGTGAGGGGGCAAGAAAGGCCACTCCAAGCCCTGGTGGAGCACGAGAGGCCAAAACCTGTGCTCCATTCTCGGTTTCCTGAGGCCGTGGGTTTTCTCAGGTGAGGGTTACTGGTAAATTACAGAGAAGTGAGCAAATTCCTTGTGGGGACGGAGGTGGTCACTTCTTTTCTCCAGATGGATCATAAGGTACATCTGGGCTGAAAAAATGGGAGCCTCCTTCCACCGTCCCGGCTTTTGAGCTCCAAGCTGGAGCTGAGGAGGAAGCTTCCCACCCCACAGCCCCAGAGAGCCGGCCTCCATGTGCTCGTGGAACAAAGGTGCCCTGACCCTGTTGCGCCTGCCAGGACACGGGGACAGGACAGCCAAGcagtctctctcccttcctgcccctTTCCCCTCCAATCCTAGGGCAGGTGGGACCCATAGTCCTCCCTCAGGTGAGGTTTCCCAGAAATGAGGCCCGCCCAGGAGGATGCAGCGCTGACCATGGCCCCCCACGCCCGTGTTCACACGCAGTCATCCTGCCTGGGGAGCCAGCGGCTGCAGCGCCCGCATCGCAGCTCAGCCTCCGCAGTTCCAGCGAGCCCCGGCCCTGAGGGAGGCCACCTCCACATCCCTCCTCACGGTGTATTATTGTAACTGTTGTACTTTATTATTAGTGCTTGTTGTTAATCTCTGACTGTTCCTAATGTATGCATTAAATGTTCTCATAGGTACATATatgtaggaaaaaacatagtatagaCAGGGTGCAGTGCTAtccatccactgggggtctgggaACACGTCCCTGCAGGTGAGGGGGACCACCGTACATTACTACATAAGGAGGTTTGAGAGAGCCTTGCTCTGGACACCCACGGCGAGTGCCCCAGTGTTTGCACGGCCTGGCCCTGTGGTTGGGGTGGCCTCGGCGCCAGCTTCCACCTGCACCTGCTGGTTCTCCTGAGCCCATGCCCAGCCCGGGGGCAGCCGGGCTGGGAGAGGAGGCGGGAGAGCAAACAAGCGTGACCTTGGCCTCCTCTCCCTTCGCCTCGGGTGCTGGCGGCATCTGTGCACCACAGAAAGGCGCAGCCACGGCTCagcaccaccactgccaccacaggCAGATGTCAGAGCACTGGCCGACTGCCCCTCCCTAGATGGGGCCACAGCCGTCTCGCCGCCACTGTCCGGCCTCCCCTGGCAGCCGTGGGTGTCAGCAGGGGGGGCAACAGCTGGAAGCACCAAGCATTGGCAGACAGATGCCGCCCGGTGGCTCCTCTAACACCTGGCACACGCTTCCCACCCTGTGGGGCTCAGGACTGGGTCTCAGTCACCTCCTGCCATCGGGCTCCATCTCCACTGACCCGTTCTCTCCACCACACCTGTCATCTGTTGGCAACTCTACCATTATAAAGGGGAAGTGTTAATAACTCACACTCTGCAGTAAAACATGGCTAAgcgaaaaagaaaaaattacaagtcatcaacatttaatttatatttttacatacttTGCTTTCTAGAAATATATGTACATTCTTCTTATAGAAACAGGACTATACCATTTTCTAACCTTTTTTAACTTAATGACGTATCACGCATACCTTTTCATGTCAATGAACCTACCTTACCATTGAGTAACTTCACGCCTGTGACTGTGCAACTGCTCCGTCCTCTGACCCGTCCCCTCGCCCCCGGTGCACGAAGCTAGCTACCAGTCCCTCGCTAATCAACACCGTGCGGTCACCTCCGCACACTTGTCTAAATGCAATCCTGAGTCAAGGGCTAGCTTCTTTGGTAGTTTCTGATACATTGTCAAATCATCTTCCAGAAACACAGCTCCACCCTCCCATGGTGAGTGGGAACACTGCTCTCCGGAAGCCCTGAACAATGAACCCCTATTGCTGGAACTCTTGCTTCTGTCCCCACCTGTGACAAAATCTAGCACCGGTTCTGTCCTCCCCCAAATTCAAACCCCATTTCTACACGTCCACTACACATCTCTACCCAGACATCCCACGGACACCTCAAACTCAGGCCATCCAAAGCCAGCGCCTCTCCCATGGTACCCACGTACTCTGTGACCTCCCTGTCAGTTGCTGGGGCCACCCTTCTGCACCAAGCACGTGCACCCCCCACCTCCACAGGCAGGATGCCCATCCTGGGGGCTCTTGTCACCACTTCCTTCCCGGCCGTCTTCACTGCCACACCCACACCCAGGGCCTGTAGCTTCTCCCTCTTCCATCGGCCTGATGAGCCAGGGACACACCCAGCTCCCTAAGTCATGTTGTCCCCATGCACAAATGGCTGCCCACCGCCTGCCGGTGAAATGCCAACTCTACAACGTGATCCTAACTCAGTGTCCACGTATAGCCCCCATGGAGCTTCCCAGGCTCACGCAGAGGAGACTCCCAAGGCCCCTCCACGTCCATCACAGCCCCCAGGGCCCCCTCCACCCCTCGAGTCCTCCCCGCCCTGCAGGGGGTGAGTCGCACACCACTttgtccccagtgcccagcaccgGCCCCCTCCTCTTTGTCCCTGAGGCACGCCTGGAGTGTCCTTACCCTTTTTGGCCCTGCCTTATGCTAACCTCACGGCGCTGCTCTGCTCCAGGGCCCTGTGCGCTGCTTGAAGGCAGGGAAAGCGTCTGCTCTTCTTCGAGAACCCTCAGGTACCTACGACTTTGCCCCGACCCTAACAGGAAAATGTTTTGAAGGCAGAAATGCTGTCCTCCTCCAGTCACTCGTCCTGTGTCCTCCCTCCAGGTCGCTGCCTCCTTTATCAGGCTCATCCCCAGAGAGCCCAGAGCGCAATCAGAATCTGATTAGCTCCAAATTAGGAAGAACAGAAGGCACATCCCCGCCAGCACCGGTCAACCTGCCACAGCTTCTTAATGCCACACAGAGTACAAAGGACAGATCCAGGAGGTCAGGGGAGCAAGGAACCGTCGCTCCCATCACAGCCTGCTTCTTCCTTCCCAGCCAGTCTCCTCGTGAGACAGGCAGAAATTAGGGTGACGTTCTCTCCATAGCCCGGCAACTACACGTGTGGCTTTAACGTCCTATGCTGAAAATCCACGTCCCAGATTCTCTGGGAAGCCACAACCCTAATGCTCTTCACACCCACCACGGTGGCTGAGATGTGTGCTACAAGCTGGTGAGCCCCTGCTCAGCCCCAGGCATGTCTCGCACTGTCCCTTAGTCCTCGCCATGACACTCTGAGGAATATTACTCTAATTAGACGGATGAAGAAATTGGGGCTCAAAGAGGATAAATGACATGCCCAAAATTACCACTGGCAAATAGCTGCTTAACTCAGtggtttattgagcacctgctatatgccagCACACTGCTAGCTGCTGGGGCTATACAGAGAagcatggtccctgccctcaagaggCTTGCGGACATGTTGCGGCACAGATGTCGATTTAAACTAAAAAGTGGTAAGAATTCCAGGCAGGAGTCAAACCAGGCCTCCAGTGCCCGTGCCAGGACACACACTGAAGGGGTGCCCTAGGCTGATATATTTAAGCAGCACACTCCTCTCGATCCCTGCCGAGTGGCCGGCTGCCTGTTGGAATTGTGGCCTCGCACTTTCTAACACCCAGTAGCTATGGCAGTGCAGCTGCGCTTTCCAACTACTGAAGCCACTTGTTGAGGAAGTTGCTTGGACACAGGGCTCTAAGGTGGTCTCCCCGCTCCCAGCCCTGTCCTCCTGTATCCTCCTCCCCTCTCGGGGCCACCATGGCACCAATCTCTGGAGCACGCCCTGTGGGCTCCCCTAGGAGGGAAGGCAGCAGCGCGCGAAGGGATGGGTAAGCAGAAGTGGTTACAGGAGGGCGGACGGCTGCAAGATCATTTCAATGTGCTCCAAAGGCAGCTCTCTTGGTCCATACAGCCCAGGGAACAAGGGCAACCAGGCACCCGGGAGGAAGCCAGAGGTAAAGAAGGACCTTTGGAACTATGGAGGCCCCCATCAGATTTGAAGGTGACACTGCAAAGTCTAAGTGTGGAGGAATGACAGGAAAACTGGTCACTCACACCAAGCAAGACCATCCTACCTCAGGCAGGCCTGCGGCCTCCCTGCAGGTGACCTCAGTCAGTAAGTTCAAAGTGTGAAaaatccagatttaaaaaaagacagagtaGCGCGTGGTTCTGTACTTTGTAAAAGAAGTTTAGTGAtgtgacacccccccccccccactgctaCCCAGTTCAATGTAATGGATAAGCCATCTGTGTGCAAGGAGGGGCTGTGGCCTACACGAGGAACACAGAGATAGACATTCCAGGGGCTCTGCACAGGATCTGACCTACCCACCAAAGGGCTGCAGTTGCAAACATTGAAATGGGTTGAGATTCACTCCCTAGCAAACAAGTGCCTTTGAATCGTGGCCCCTTTTTCCCAGTCCAGACAGCGAGAACGCTTCTCACCCTTTCTTCCTAACTGGGTGGCCCCCAGCACACCAGCTATCCTTGGGCCATCTGGGTTCCCAGAGCAGAACAGGGGGCAGCAGCCACAGGCCCAGAAGCGGCCTCTCTCCACCCCGAATCCTTCCTCTGCTCGGCAGACCAGAGTCTTGCAACCAGAGGGGCCTCATATGGCCCTTACACAGCCACTCTCCTTCCTGTGTGAGAGCACAGCATGGGGGTGACAGATCTCTGTCAGCTTTTGGTTCCTTGCCTTGGGCTGTGACAGTCGCCAGCACCACCGCCCTGTCCCCACGTACCACCTGCAGTCAGACTCCACTTAATGTCATCAAAAAGGGACAGCAGCTACCCGCAGGGCTTAACCCGAGCTAAGCATCACTCTCCCACTGCAGCCCCACTGTTTTATTAAAAGGCGACCAGGCCTAATGTCATTAATGGGGACCAGACACTGCACATGTTGTACagcctgggggtggagggcagagcAGGGGAGGCCTGCAAGCGGGTGGCCTGGCTTGGCCGCAGCCCTCTCTATCAGCGGCAGGGTTCTCATTGAGTTAGAAAAGATTGTgatgggagagaaggaaaatggctCCATTTTCCTAGAATGTCCTAGAATGTGATAAAAGAGAAGGTAATGTGAGGGCCAAGCTGTTAGGCAGGGCATTTCTTACCACCCCGCACCCAGGTAGGCCCCaggaagaaagcagagctgagcCAGACACCGGGCTCGTTTCTCCATCAAGTCCAGAGGACTCAGTGCCAGGACTCCCAATACCTAAATACAAAAATGTTCTCATTTCtgttaaaatcagaaaaagaaaaaaaaaaaaaaaaacttttagggtcgaagaaaatgttttaatttttaatccagtatggattatatttgtttttataacaacacagttataaaatataatttctactgtattttttaatggaGGAAGGGGCTCATGAAGGCTGTGAAAGTCACAATGCAGGCCTGGCCCGACGGCAGATGTGGTTTCAAAGCCAGATCCACTGTTTATGACTGTGTGCTCCTGGGCAAGCCAAGTCCCCTCTCTGAGCCTACTTCCTAATCGGTAAGGTGGGGGAGACTGAGGTCTACCCTACGGGACTGTAGAAGGATTAAGTGGGATAAATATGTACAAGAGCCTTGCACAATAGGCATCAGTCAAATAGCAATCTAACAAAGTCTGTTCCTAATAGCACCTTAGGAAGTCACACATCAGCAGCTTTGACACACGAGGTTTGGGGCCACAGAAAGCCAGATAGCAGCCAGCAGCACCACCCCCTCTAATAAATCCACTCCCTTTCTGCCCTCCATCAGCTCCCCACACCGAGCAGAAGCTCTCGGAGCTGCGAAGAATGCAAGACGGTCTGCTTTAATCTGTGACATCTGTGATATTTTATGTTCCCAAGATTCATGTATGAATGGATTAGACAGTACGCTGCTTCTTCCCAGTGAAGCCTCGCTTTTGCAGGTGGTTAATTTCTCATGCTTGACCACCAACGCCCTCTAATGCTGCCGAAGCACCCGGTGTTATCGGAAGCCCAAGCTGTGCCTGTCAAGCGAAAGTGACGAAAGTGACGCCAGCAGGGAAGCAGTGGCACAAGCAGGCTGGCTCCAGCAGGCTCCTCCTGCAAGGGGGTGGGGTTGTAGCACCCTGCACTTTCCTGCCTCGATCCAATTTCACgggagaaagaggaggtggcAACGCTCtgtgtttttttcatttgctatGAAAGAAGGAACCGAGTCCAGGCGACCTAAGATGGAACTTTCTTTAATGAGTCTTAGAAAATCCTGTTAGACTGCCAAAATGGGATGAATGAGAGAAGCGGGCAACCAGAAGGGAGGAAGACTGGGGAGGGCTGGCCAGCGTCGGAAGACATGTCCCGGACCCGGAGTGTACAGGGATCCTCTGCTCTTGGTGCAgagcaggtggggggagggggcccTGCCACCGCCCAGGTGTCCAGGCAGCGCAAACGCCTCCCTCTGCGCAGCTCCGCCCCGCGGGACCCGCCGTTCACGACCAAGGCCGACTCGGGAGTCAGCCTTTCCCAGTCTAGAAGCGCCTACCCCGACACGAAGAAGCTGGGGGTGTCGGAGGACGAAAGCGAAGGGATCTACCGGGTGGGCGTTTCCACCCAACACCCTGCTACGGGGAAAGGGGCGGAGGCCCAGGCTTCAGGTTTCCAGAGAACAGACGTGGCGAACGTCGGTTGATCCCCTTCCACCCTTCCTGGTTCTAGAACACGGCCGAAGGCCCGCAGAGCTAAGCTCGGGGCCCCCCGCAGGCTCCTTTCCAACTTCTGCAGGACTCGGCGCGCAGACCGAGACGGCCAGGAAGGCTGCGCGCTCGGGAGGGAGCGGGCCGAGCTCTGCAGCCTCCCGGCCGTGCTCAGCGGCCCCTCGGCCTGGGAGGACGGACGTCCCCCGGGCCCGCCGTCGCCCGGCTCCCGGCGCACCCCTGGCGCCCGCCCCGCTCCCCCGCGCCCGCGCCGCCTACCTGGTCCCGCCGCCCTGCGCCGCCGACCCGCCTGCGAGCGTCCCCGCGCCGCGCCCCGGCCGCTCTGCCGGTTCCGCGGGCCGCGCCCGCCGCGACGCGACGGCGTCGCCATGGCgaccgggcggcggcggcgggttGGCCGCGGGGCGGCGACGCGGCGAGGGTCACCGGGCCCGGAAGTGCCCGCGACGCGCCTCGCACGCGGGGGGCAGGGCGCGGCCCTCCCGCCTCCCCGCACGCGCCAGGCCCCCCACGGCCCCGCCGGGCTCGGGGCAGGGCCCCGCCAGATCCGGGGCCCACGCCTGGTCGCCCCGGTGCAGAGGCTGCCGCGCAGGGCGCTGAGGGGCGAACCGTGGCCACCGCGACCGGCCTCCGGACCCGAGTTCGGGTAACCTTCCGAATCCGGGCCTCGCGATCTGCCTCCCGGGGCCCGCACGATCAGGAGCGCGTGCGGGTCTGCGACCCCGGGCGACGGGCGGGGAGCCCTCGGTGACCGCGGgcgaagctgggggggtgggctGCGGGGTTCGCCCGGGCTGGGTTGGAAGGGACGGGCCCCCAGGCCCAGAGTGGAGGGGCTCCCCGGAGCAGAGAGCCCTTCCCTTGCCCGGTTTCCTCGCTCCGCGACCTCCCTTTCTGCCCTCCGCCCCGCCCCTTCCTCGGGAGGCCACTAGGTGTCAGGCGTGGCCTGGGCCTTAGCCCAGGCTGCGGCTCCGGGAGCCCTGGGGACACGCTCGTCCCCCAGCCCCCATGAGGGGAGATGTCACTGTACTGGGAAGGCTGAGACTAACCTTTTCCCCATACCATACCTCCCCTACCCCTTTTTATCAAGCCAGGAGGCTCTGCTTgagatttacacacacacacacacacacacacacacacacacactgttgaTGGATTTTGCCCCCTTTTTATCAAGCCAGGAGGCTCTGCGTgagatttacacacacacacacacacacacacacacccactgtTGATGGATTTTGCCCCCTTTTTATCAAGCCAGGAGGCTCTGCGTgagatttacacacacacacacacacacacacacacacacacacacactgttgaTGGATTTTGCCCCCTTTTTATCAAGCCAGGAGGCTCTGCGTgagatttacacacacacacacacacacacacaagaggcAGACCAGCCAAGGATAAAAACCAGTTCTCACCAGCCTCTCATGAAGGCCTAGACCTTGCCATCCAGCCTCCCCTGCCTCAAGAGCTAAGAGAAGAGGGTGCCAAAGCCAAGGCTGGAAGCCAGCCCCTATGCCAGCCTGGCCCAGGCCCCCTATCCAGGAAATGCTGTGAGTAGATAACACGTCCAGCTCAGACTTCCTACAAACTCAGAACAAAGGGTTCTTTCCTGTCGGATGCCTGGCCAGACTTGCCAAGGGCCTAGGGGTAGGAGAGAAATGGGATTGCCCCGCCCCCTACAGGCACAAACCAGCCTCAGCTAAGTGACGCCCCTGCCCTACCCGCCCTCCGAGCACCAAGGTTCTGGGAGGCAGAGGAGTCAGGGAGCACTAAGTACCTGCAGCCACATAAACTGTGGCCTTCCTGCAGGCAGTAGCCGGCACAGGCTCTGGGGACCCATCACCCCGTTACCTAGAGAGCACACTTTCAAGCTCATGGCAAGATACAAAGGATGTCCGCTACACCGGGCAAACACAGCTGGGCCCACCGCTCTGAGTGACCAAGTTTAAACCCTCcaagaagaaaaattttgttaGGCCATCTTTCCAGTTAGAGGAAGTTAATAGTTTAAAGTAAGAAACAGCTCCCTTAGCGTGCTAATAGACAAACAGCAGACAACAAATGCTTGTGAATCGTAGGTGGAACGGAGCCATTTCCCATGGTTTGGTCTGTATATTTGGGCTTGAAGGAGAGGGAGTTGGGCCAGGCTTATGACTTAATCGGACAGGTTAGATCAGAGAATTTGTCTGTGGTCAGAAagggggctgggagggaaggggatTACAGTATATCTATGACCccccttggggaagagggattctaatTTCTACGGCTCACCTCAGGGGACAATGGgactgagagacaggagggcaggagaaggtcagaggcaAGCTGAGTCTGATGCTCCTTCTGCAGCCTGCACTTTGGGGTATCACTTTCTGGTCCCCAACATTAGCCT contains these protein-coding regions:
- the LOC134364865 gene encoding transmembrane ascorbate-dependent reductase CYB561 translates to MESGASLVSTTGALPCYVAFSQLLGLTVVTMTGAWLGLYRGGIAWEGVLQFNVHPLCMVIGLIFLQGDALLVYRVFRKEAKRTTKVLHGLLHVFAFVIALVGLVAVFDYHKKEGYADLYSLHSWFGILVFVLYFVQWLMGFSFFLFPGASFSLRSRYRPQHIFFGATIFLLSVGTALLGLKEALLFELGAKYSTFVPEGVLANLLGLLLACFGATVLYILTRADWKRPAQAEEQALSMDFKTLTEGDSPSSQ